A region from the Geobacter benzoatilyticus genome encodes:
- a CDS encoding right-handed parallel beta-helix repeat-containing protein — translation MNSNDRAQYKRWQLPLLGVLFLAVLAFLPSPSLATLVEGVVVVEQGPLEGAVVSAYGSLEDIRGGEPLYRSLPGDKPGFYRLDIPPGAYHLVATGNHAGVEYFSFHGANPVNIANEKLWLPFVATPKTTAVLQKSEVPRLAGIVTYKGQPVADALVSLYPPSGQQYKGLGIVTQTTGADGRFAMDAVEGDYTVVARKRMASDGVMQLRKGDLFCYYAGNPVAVADGMETTVAIPCYPKDDVKGFLAEGAAVKRTRGELARFRERSAEEPGAYGISGRITDVEGKPAPGLVVMAFKGEPGQLFRMNIPRLKSEFIGRTDAAGAFSIAVKEPGTYYLMAREFSGTSPHRGELFGLYEGNVDHAVTVAGQLKDVAITVGRVMAPPMHREPSGRAATPMGPSGRRALLRLGDTVIDRDTVWGGTVEISGRVVVARRATLTIRPGTVVKFRKIDRDRDGIGDGELRVLGRLVAEGTLRQRIRFMSAEKKPRRGDWSYILVFTSGAENVLRYCEVKHAFTGFQAHFSRAVVSDSVFADNDEGVRFGRAEMTIAHNDIEHNRYGIRYHRLEGPVSIEYNVIRNNDVGLFFVPSGQNRVDFMPDEYEADPAYAMMPLIRFNDISGNRRYDYRFGDRQRYDVVARDNWWGTKDLAKIYSGIYDKRSDAGLGEVSLMPVLSAPPKGVGVRHGAVR, via the coding sequence ATGAACAGTAACGACAGAGCCCAATACAAGAGATGGCAGCTTCCTTTGTTGGGTGTCCTGTTCCTGGCGGTTCTCGCCTTTCTCCCGTCCCCCTCTCTCGCAACGCTGGTGGAAGGGGTGGTGGTCGTGGAGCAGGGCCCCTTGGAGGGTGCCGTGGTTTCCGCCTACGGTTCCCTGGAGGATATTCGGGGAGGCGAGCCCCTTTACCGTTCCTTGCCGGGGGACAAGCCGGGGTTCTACCGGCTGGATATTCCCCCTGGCGCCTACCATCTTGTTGCCACGGGCAACCATGCCGGGGTTGAGTACTTCTCCTTCCATGGCGCCAATCCGGTGAACATCGCCAACGAGAAGCTCTGGCTCCCCTTCGTTGCGACCCCCAAAACTACTGCCGTTCTGCAAAAGTCCGAAGTTCCCCGGCTTGCTGGAATCGTCACCTACAAGGGGCAGCCGGTGGCCGACGCCCTGGTGTCGCTCTATCCCCCCTCGGGGCAGCAGTACAAGGGGCTGGGGATTGTCACCCAGACCACCGGCGCCGACGGGAGGTTCGCCATGGATGCGGTGGAAGGGGACTATACCGTGGTTGCCCGCAAGCGGATGGCGTCGGACGGGGTGATGCAGCTGCGCAAGGGGGATCTATTCTGCTACTACGCGGGGAATCCGGTGGCCGTTGCCGATGGGATGGAAACAACGGTGGCTATCCCCTGTTATCCCAAGGATGACGTCAAGGGGTTTCTGGCGGAGGGGGCTGCGGTCAAGAGGACTCGGGGCGAGCTGGCGCGGTTCCGGGAGCGGAGCGCCGAGGAGCCGGGCGCCTACGGCATTTCGGGCCGGATCACCGATGTTGAGGGGAAACCGGCGCCGGGACTCGTGGTCATGGCATTCAAGGGGGAGCCGGGGCAGCTTTTCCGGATGAACATTCCCCGGCTGAAGTCCGAGTTCATCGGGCGGACCGATGCAGCCGGCGCGTTCAGCATTGCCGTGAAGGAGCCGGGGACCTACTATCTCATGGCCCGGGAGTTTTCCGGCACATCGCCCCACCGGGGGGAGCTGTTCGGCCTGTATGAAGGGAATGTGGACCACGCGGTGACCGTGGCGGGACAGCTCAAGGATGTCGCCATCACGGTCGGTCGGGTCATGGCTCCCCCCATGCACCGGGAGCCCTCCGGACGGGCGGCAACGCCCATGGGGCCGAGCGGGCGGAGGGCGCTCCTTCGCCTGGGCGACACGGTTATCGACCGGGACACGGTATGGGGCGGCACGGTGGAAATTTCCGGGAGGGTGGTGGTGGCCCGGCGGGCGACCCTCACCATCCGGCCGGGAACGGTGGTGAAGTTCCGGAAGATCGACCGGGACCGGGACGGGATCGGCGACGGCGAGTTGCGGGTGCTCGGGAGGCTGGTGGCGGAGGGAACGCTGCGGCAGCGGATTCGGTTCATGTCCGCCGAGAAAAAGCCCCGGAGGGGTGACTGGTCGTACATTCTCGTCTTTACGTCGGGGGCGGAGAACGTGCTCCGTTACTGCGAGGTGAAGCACGCCTTCACGGGGTTCCAGGCCCATTTCTCCAGGGCCGTGGTGAGCGACTCGGTTTTTGCGGATAATGACGAAGGGGTGAGGTTCGGGCGGGCCGAGATGACCATCGCCCATAACGATATCGAGCATAATCGTTACGGCATTCGCTACCACCGGCTGGAGGGGCCGGTTTCCATCGAGTACAACGTGATCCGCAATAATGATGTGGGGCTTTTCTTCGTCCCTTCGGGGCAGAACCGGGTGGATTTCATGCCGGACGAGTACGAGGCCGACCCGGCCTACGCCATGATGCCGCTCATCCGGTTCAATGACATAAGCGGCAACCGCCGCTATGATTACCGGTTCGGCGACCGGCAGCGCTATGATGTGGTGGCCCGCGACAACTGGTGGGGGACGAAGGACCTGGCGAAGATTTACTCCGGGATCTACGATAAGAGGTCCGATGCCGGCCTGGGTGAAGTGTCGCTGATGCCGGTGCTCTCCGCCCCGCCAAAGGGAGTCGGGGTGCGTCATGGCGCGGTTCGTTAA
- a CDS encoding serine hydrolase, whose translation MTRSWKSYLVMLALLGSGFAAGILADRRFFPCPSETRRHSHTHMAGYRFTNPLLDCEIAADRTEGSELQPFKYKIRGIIARRVEAGDADHVSIYFRHLDSGASFGIKAGEKFIPASLLKVPVMIAWLKRAERDPAVLGRTFRYDGSTDWSAKQTIKPRETLTPGTSYTVDNLIFRMIAYSDNNTWRLLLDNIDTRELDAIVADLHVNFDPAKSAEDSMSVRAYSSFYRVLYNATYLNREMSEKALQYLSNNDFADGLVAGVPPGVTVASKFGEKTLVESGVRELHEFGIVYHPGDLISSAS comes from the coding sequence ATGACACGTTCATGGAAGTCATATCTGGTGATGCTTGCACTACTCGGAAGCGGGTTTGCGGCCGGCATTCTCGCGGACCGGCGCTTTTTCCCCTGTCCGTCCGAAACGCGGCGCCATTCGCACACCCATATGGCTGGCTACCGCTTCACCAACCCCCTCCTCGATTGTGAGATCGCTGCCGACAGGACCGAGGGGAGTGAACTCCAACCGTTCAAGTACAAGATCCGGGGAATTATTGCACGCAGGGTTGAGGCCGGTGATGCCGACCATGTGTCGATCTACTTCCGCCACCTGGACAGTGGCGCCTCTTTCGGTATAAAGGCCGGGGAGAAATTCATCCCGGCCAGCCTCCTGAAGGTTCCGGTCATGATTGCCTGGCTGAAGCGGGCCGAGCGGGACCCCGCAGTGCTTGGCCGCACCTTTCGCTACGACGGCTCCACCGACTGGAGCGCCAAGCAGACCATCAAACCACGGGAGACCCTCACCCCCGGCACTTCCTATACGGTCGACAATCTCATCTTTCGGATGATTGCCTATTCGGACAATAACACGTGGCGGTTGCTTTTGGACAATATCGATACACGGGAACTGGACGCAATCGTCGCCGATCTCCATGTGAACTTCGATCCGGCCAAGTCGGCGGAGGACTCCATGTCGGTCCGGGCCTATTCCTCTTTTTATCGCGTCCTCTACAATGCTACGTACCTCAATCGCGAGATGTCGGAAAAGGCTCTGCAGTACCTGAGCAATAACGACTTTGCCGATGGTCTTGTTGCCGGGGTGCCGCCCGGCGTGACGGTGGCGAGCAAGTTCGGCGAAAAGACCCTGGTCGAGAGTGGTGTCAGGGAGTTGCACGAATTCGGCATCGTCTACCACCCAGGGGACCTTATCTCCTCGGCATCATGA
- a CDS encoding helix-turn-helix domain-containing protein, with protein sequence MSTRTEYQTIEHGGQPAFVLVPWEEFNRIRPLLEAESARATGIPQPVVEAHILRDVPPIKAWREHLGITQEELASRMGISQAAVAKLERPNSRTRAATLDKVAAALGINRAQLYL encoded by the coding sequence ATGAGCACACGTACTGAATATCAAACCATAGAGCACGGAGGACAACCGGCTTTCGTACTTGTCCCCTGGGAGGAATTTAACCGCATCCGCCCGCTGCTTGAGGCAGAGAGCGCACGGGCCACCGGCATTCCTCAGCCGGTGGTCGAAGCCCATATCCTGCGTGACGTCCCCCCCATCAAGGCATGGCGGGAGCACCTCGGAATCACCCAGGAAGAACTTGCCTCCCGCATGGGAATCTCGCAGGCTGCCGTTGCCAAACTTGAACGGCCCAACTCGCGAACACGTGCCGCAACCCTTGACAAAGTCGCCGCGGCCTTGGGGATAAACAGGGCACAACTGTACCTGTAG
- a CDS encoding cytochrome c biogenesis protein ResB, whose amino-acid sequence MLKRFFLSKKTVITLILLMLGAILLGYFFPQRFLSSPDDLDKWQLANPTLAKLSRWFALDHVYTSPWFALLLALFLVSLCFSTWEQFRIALRKSRGGGAGGESFETSASAVVLADGLRSLGYLRTGVREGVILFVRHPWGYWGNFLLHLGIVISIASSLLILLYEKRAVIDLLEGETHHAGAAWAKEERGLLAGTLMLPDAVRLDRVVPEYYDNDNMRQLTTDFSFVDAAGRAEPFSMHINKSVRYRGVRIFQGKSHGRAFFVKFTGRDGRQHGEVFMLDHPVDRNRASYKDFALTWLPVNLKTKFYGDADRRSVDGRNPLFVMRLMEGGKVAAELPLKVGETGRLGDYTAQLVRIERWGGLIFIDTTGMAGIFFGFFIVCLGGLLSYFCPPRECSLFPVDGGCRLSWRATRFERLYRDEFEALRSLAQGTPSGSEAE is encoded by the coding sequence ATGCTTAAACGTTTCTTTCTCTCCAAAAAGACGGTCATAACCCTTATTCTCCTCATGCTCGGGGCGATACTCCTGGGCTATTTCTTTCCGCAGCGTTTTCTTTCCTCCCCCGATGACCTCGACAAGTGGCAGCTTGCCAACCCGACCCTGGCGAAGTTGTCCCGGTGGTTCGCCCTCGACCATGTCTACACCTCTCCCTGGTTCGCGCTGCTTCTGGCGCTGTTTCTCGTTTCGCTCTGCTTCTCCACCTGGGAGCAGTTCCGGATTGCCCTGCGCAAGAGCAGGGGGGGCGGGGCGGGGGGTGAATCTTTCGAAACGTCGGCAAGTGCGGTCGTGCTGGCCGACGGCCTCCGTTCCCTGGGGTATCTGAGGACCGGCGTCAGGGAGGGAGTCATCCTGTTTGTCCGGCATCCGTGGGGATACTGGGGGAATTTCCTCCTGCACCTGGGGATAGTGATTTCCATCGCATCGTCTCTGCTGATTCTCCTCTACGAGAAACGGGCGGTGATCGACCTGCTGGAAGGGGAGACACATCATGCCGGGGCTGCGTGGGCCAAGGAGGAGCGGGGGCTTCTGGCCGGAACGTTGATGCTCCCCGACGCGGTGCGGCTGGACCGGGTGGTGCCGGAGTATTACGACAACGACAACATGCGGCAGCTCACCACAGATTTCAGCTTTGTGGATGCCGCCGGCCGGGCCGAGCCGTTTTCAATGCATATCAACAAGTCGGTCCGGTACCGGGGAGTGCGCATCTTTCAGGGGAAATCCCACGGCAGGGCATTTTTCGTGAAGTTTACGGGAAGGGATGGCCGGCAGCATGGCGAGGTTTTTATGCTGGACCATCCCGTTGATCGAAACAGGGCGTCATACAAGGATTTTGCCCTCACCTGGCTTCCCGTTAACCTGAAAACGAAATTTTACGGTGATGCCGACCGGCGCTCCGTGGACGGCAGAAATCCCCTCTTCGTGATGCGCCTCATGGAAGGGGGAAAGGTTGCCGCAGAGCTTCCCCTGAAGGTGGGGGAGACGGGGCGGCTCGGAGACTATACGGCCCAACTGGTCAGGATCGAGCGGTGGGGGGGGCTGATTTTTATCGATACCACCGGGATGGCGGGGATTTTCTTCGGTTTCTTCATCGTCTGCCTGGGAGGCCTGCTCAGCTATTTCTGCCCCCCCCGCGAGTGTTCCCTCTTTCCCGTGGATGGAGGGTGCCGACTTTCCTGGCGCGCCACCCGCTTCGAGCGGCTCTATCGCGACGAGTTTGAAGCACTTCGCTCTCTGGCGCAGGGTACCCCTTCCGGTTCCGAAGCTGAATAG
- a CDS encoding type II toxin-antitoxin system RelE family toxin: protein MKQLKKIGDRSIQERILTATRDLENFPACSNIKQLTNHQHAYRLRIGNWRVLFDVFEEVRIVSIQEVKKRDEHTY, encoded by the coding sequence TTGAAACAACTAAAGAAGATAGGCGACCGCTCCATCCAGGAGCGAATTCTTACCGCCACCAGGGATTTAGAAAATTTTCCGGCATGCTCCAACATCAAGCAACTAACAAACCATCAGCATGCATATCGACTCCGCATCGGCAACTGGCGAGTCTTGTTCGACGTCTTCGAAGAAGTCCGCATCGTAAGCATCCAGGAGGTAAAAAAACGCGATGAGCACACGTACTGA
- a CDS encoding cytochrome c biogenesis protein, with the protein MESSFSTITIIHWAAVVIYVLATIFNVAGLIFRKERAAGISYLLVGAGLAVHGIGILWWWKIVGHGPYIGRFEVLSSQAWMGLFLFMVFAHFLPKIRPASILVFPAAFLMIAIGIFFEPQVKMLPPTLRSVWLVLHVTFYKISVCTLLVALAFSLFYILRKRTGMLWLSRLPDMETMDILAFRFAGFSFTFWAIAMLAGSIWAYESWGRFWGWDPIETWSLITWVAFGIYLHLRRFFGLKGEAAAYLYILCFLLSVLSLFLTPLIGGSVHSEYFK; encoded by the coding sequence ATGGAAAGTTCTTTCTCAACGATTACGATTATCCACTGGGCGGCAGTGGTTATCTATGTTCTCGCCACCATATTCAATGTCGCCGGCCTCATCTTCCGCAAAGAGCGGGCTGCCGGCATCAGTTACCTCCTGGTGGGGGCGGGGCTTGCGGTCCACGGCATCGGCATCCTCTGGTGGTGGAAGATTGTCGGGCACGGCCCTTACATCGGCCGGTTCGAGGTCCTTTCTTCCCAGGCCTGGATGGGGCTCTTCCTCTTCATGGTCTTTGCCCACTTCCTGCCGAAGATCAGACCGGCGAGCATCCTGGTGTTCCCGGCGGCCTTCCTGATGATCGCCATCGGCATCTTCTTCGAGCCCCAGGTGAAGATGCTGCCGCCGACGCTGCGGAGCGTCTGGCTCGTGCTCCACGTGACGTTTTACAAGATATCGGTCTGCACGCTGCTGGTGGCCCTGGCTTTTTCCCTTTTCTACATCCTGCGCAAGCGCACCGGCATGCTGTGGCTTTCCCGCCTTCCCGACATGGAGACCATGGATATCCTCGCCTTCCGCTTCGCCGGTTTCAGCTTCACCTTCTGGGCCATCGCCATGCTGGCGGGTAGCATCTGGGCCTATGAGTCGTGGGGGCGCTTCTGGGGGTGGGATCCCATCGAGACCTGGTCGCTCATTACCTGGGTGGCCTTCGGCATCTACCTCCACCTGCGCCGTTTCTTCGGGCTGAAGGGGGAGGCGGCGGCCTACCTCTACATCCTCTGCTTCCTGTTGTCGGTCCTCTCCCTCTTCTTGACGCCGCTGATCGGCGGCTCGGTCCATTCGGAGTACTTTAAATGA